A window of the Pogona vitticeps strain Pit_001003342236 chromosome 4, PviZW2.1, whole genome shotgun sequence genome harbors these coding sequences:
- the BCL2 gene encoding apoptosis regulator Bcl-2 isoform X1, with protein sequence MMAHPGIRGYDNREIVLRYIHYKLSQKGYDWVASGDQENVPSPAAAAAVAGGGTFPALAGLVSLPSELPGPAALSTAAPGDESHPVPLVVHSTLRQAGDEFARRYRRDFAQMSDQLHLTPFTARSRFVAVVEELFRDGVNWGRIVAFFEFGGMLCVESVSREMSPLVDNIALWMTEYLNRHLHNWIQDNGGWAQVLSLMQPQLKEKCKKQQEIPFQIEDPHNNSMRCLCRAVQQQHEDLV encoded by the exons ATGATGGCTCATCCTGGGATAAGAGGTTACGATAACAGGGAGATAGTGCTGAGGTACATCCATTACAAACTGTCACAGAAAGGATATGACTGGGTTGCCAGTGGAGACCAAGAAAACgttccttctcctgctgctgctgctgctgttgctggtggTGGGACCTTCCCTGCCCTTGCAGGGCTGGTGTCTCTGCCTTCTGAGCTGCCTGGCCCTGCTGCTCTTAGTACCGCAGCCCCTGGGGATGAGTCGCACCCTGTGCCGCTGGTGGTCCACTCAACGTTACGACAAGCCGGAGATGAGTTTGCGCGGCGTTATCGCCGGGACTTTGCTCAGATGTCTGACCAGCTGCACCTGACTCCGTTCACTGCCAGGAGCCGTTTTGTGGCTGTTGTGGAAGAGCTGTTCCGAGACGGGGTCAACTGGGGAAGGATTGTGGCATTCTTTGAATTTGGTGGCATGCTGTGTGTGGAGAGCGTCAGTCGGGAGATGTCACCCCTGGTAGACAATATTGCTTTGTGGATGACCGAGTACCTGAATAGGCACCTGCACAACTGGATCCAAGACAATGGAGGCTGG GCTCAAGTGCTATCCCTTATGCAACCCCAACTGAAGGAAAAATGCAAGAAACAACAAGAAATCCCCTTCCAGATAGAAGACCCCCACAATAACTCAATGA
- the BCL2 gene encoding apoptosis regulator Bcl-2 isoform X4 encodes MMAHPGIRGYDNREIVLRYIHYKLSQKGYDWVASGDQENVPSPAAAAAVAGGGTFPALAGLVSLPSELPGPAALSTAAPGDESHPVPLVVHSTLRQAGDEFARRYRRDFAQMSDQLHLTPFTARSRFVAVVEELFRDGVNWGRIVAFFEFGGMLCVESVSREMSPLVDNIALWMTEYLNRHLHNWIQDNGGWAQVLSLMQPQLKEKCKKQQEIPFQIEDPHNNSMSSV; translated from the exons ATGATGGCTCATCCTGGGATAAGAGGTTACGATAACAGGGAGATAGTGCTGAGGTACATCCATTACAAACTGTCACAGAAAGGATATGACTGGGTTGCCAGTGGAGACCAAGAAAACgttccttctcctgctgctgctgctgctgttgctggtggTGGGACCTTCCCTGCCCTTGCAGGGCTGGTGTCTCTGCCTTCTGAGCTGCCTGGCCCTGCTGCTCTTAGTACCGCAGCCCCTGGGGATGAGTCGCACCCTGTGCCGCTGGTGGTCCACTCAACGTTACGACAAGCCGGAGATGAGTTTGCGCGGCGTTATCGCCGGGACTTTGCTCAGATGTCTGACCAGCTGCACCTGACTCCGTTCACTGCCAGGAGCCGTTTTGTGGCTGTTGTGGAAGAGCTGTTCCGAGACGGGGTCAACTGGGGAAGGATTGTGGCATTCTTTGAATTTGGTGGCATGCTGTGTGTGGAGAGCGTCAGTCGGGAGATGTCACCCCTGGTAGACAATATTGCTTTGTGGATGACCGAGTACCTGAATAGGCACCTGCACAACTGGATCCAAGACAATGGAGGCTGG GCTCAAGTGCTATCCCTTATGCAACCCCAACTGAAGGAAAAATGCAAGAAACAACAAGAAATCCCCTTCCAGATAGAAGACCCCCACAATAACTCAATGA